The following coding sequences are from one Pocillopora verrucosa isolate sample1 chromosome 5, ASM3666991v2, whole genome shotgun sequence window:
- the LOC131783005 gene encoding uncharacterized protein, translating to MKESSNMGTNTISRLFLWELLLFTILGGFPFSAQGIPFQAGNLNISKTLQDWSCSSGCTPSFHCRLPRCTNVVFPTAFSGRVQVYVTVSHDEKFSRVHSPSAVWVQSVTTRGFEVCARESGIGSNGTGIINWLAFQGHPQMTRGSVTFSGIWTTETKCDKINLSQGFVGTPHVFVSAKYTRDTKPDDAMYVWLENVSSKSFEVCIREFLPFDGKHQDTVVDWFAFTGNGSEFNFSRAGEVNFPNSGIPKAENNYGFCQKAHFNTTFYASPIVLISVHHFYNPQVSGKSSSSPENNIVTAWVEEVGLTSMTICVKDLSGAGSKHDPLSVSYVVIGDIDPCLGVYCPSFGVCKTYSAHEARCVCNDNCPSYQDPVCSANGTTYDNECRYKLSYCRGLDNNTMYHPGSCEGFPFLRGRVELLHVPKWSESGCKTVIFPPYRFYPNKDVHVQLTVNHINLNDSVTVHHAITLWTENVNSQNFTVCAMQAGRNGNNFNPFATVDWMAYQGAPIDGVAGKIKVQKWWSGTNCEDVTFPKDMFKEDPVTLVTAEHVRTGKKYDAALIWTEDTTKTSFKVCLREMQNFDGKHEDIYVRWLAFSKLHRPLFTEYGSVKFLNTNQPTEENNNAFCEFVHFTRSYNATPSVLITANHSTSESGNSAAVHNGITAWIENMNTTGFRTCVKELYETRYDPLSVSYAVVTDVCDPGWSYFNGYCYFTSETCTNWTNALQKCHGDNSVLIDVNTNEENVYIQHRHNGDKSWLGLNDRSTEGDFTWVDHGHGNFTAWAKNQPNNFKEEDCVHALGMKYNYKWNDVQCSDCHQFTCKKDLNECDKETYYCDKSSSCSNTQGSYKCACNQGYVGNGFACYRYARGLEYSSIVGNSQHFLTWLSKLLEPVTRSSSYWNRCYRATVNGWSSYNFHSCCDGKGPSVTIIRVGKYIFGGYTSYSWTYSCAYHYSSSAFLFSLVNKPGWAPVKLSQTGVYGSYNSYSIYSCYDRGPTFGNGHDIYIASYASSNTNSHTYLGYTYSPPSGYSHGSSFTKSFLAGSYYFQPDEVEVFYETT from the exons ATGAAAGAATCATCAAATATGGGCACGAATACTATATCTAGACTTTTCCTATGGGAGTTGTTATTGTTCACCATTCTTGGAGGCTTTCCGTTTTCTGCTCAAG GAATTCCCTTCCAAGCTGGAAATCTGAATATATCAAAGACCCTACAGGACTGGAGCTGTAGCAGTGGGTGTACGCCTTCTTTTCACTGTCGGTTGCCGCGCTGTACGAACGTTGTGTTCCCTACTGCTTTTAGTGGGAGG GTCCAAGTTTACGTGACAGTTAGCCATGATGAGAAGTTTTCGCGCGTCCATTCACCCTCAGCTGTGTGGGTTCAGTCTGTCACTACACGTGGCTTTGAGGTGTGTGCACGTGAGTCAGGCATTGGATCAAATGGAACAGGAATTATCAACTGGTTGGCTTTCCAAGGTCATCCACAAATGACGCGTGGTAGCGTTACTTTTAGTGGAATATGGACAACGGAAACAAAATGCGACAAGATAAATTTATCTCAg GGATTTGTTGGAACACCTCACGTCTTTGTGTCAGCAAAGTATACAAGAGACACAAAGCCAGATGATGCCATGTATGTTTGGTTAGAAAATGTCAGTTCTAAAAGTTTCGAGGTTTGCATACGTGAATTCTTACCGTTTGACGGGAAACATCAAGACACAGTTGTG GACTGGTTTGCGTTCACTGGTAATGGTTCTGAGTTCAACTTCTCGAGAGCAGGTGAAGTGAATTTCCCAAATAGTGGCATCCCTAAAGCTGAAAATAACTATGGTTTCTGCCAG AAAGCGCACTTCAACACCACCTTTTATGCATCACCAATTGTTCTTATTTCTGTCCATCACTTCTACAACCCTCAAGTCAGTGGGAAGAGTTCCAGTTCCCCAGAAAATAATATTGTTACAGCATGGGTCGAG GAAGTCGGTCTAACATCTATGACGATTTGTGTTAAAGACTTAAGCGGAGCTGGGAGTAAACATGATCCACTTTCCGTGAGCTATGTCGTGATTGGAG ACATAGATCCATGCCTTGGCGTTTACTGCCCATCTTTTGGAGTTTGCAAAACTTACAGCGCCCATGAAGCTCGCTGTGTGTGTAATGACAATTGTCCGTCCTATCAAGATCCGGTGTGTAGCGCAAACGGAACAACGTACGACAATGAATGTCGGTATAAGTTGAGCTACTGCAGGGGACTGGACAATAATACGATGTACCATCCAGGAAGCTGTGAGG GTTTTCCATTCCTGCGCGGCCGTGTTGAACTCCTTCACGTTCCAAAATGGTCTGAGTCAGGCTGTAAGACAGTCATTTTCCCGCCATACCGATTTTACCCAAACAAAGACGTCCACGTTCAACTTACTGTGAACCACATCAACCTAAATGACTCCGTGACAGTACATCACGCAATCACTTTATGGACAGAAAACGTTAACAGTCAAAATTTCACAGTCTGCGCCATGCAAGCCGGGAGGaatgggaacaactttaacCCATTTGCGACTGTGGACTGGATGGCCTACCAAGGAGCACCGATAGACGGGGTGGCTGGAAAAATTAAGGTTCAAAAATGGTGGTCAGGGACTAACTGCGAAGATGTGACTTTTCCTAAG GACATGTTTAAGGAAGATCCAGTAACTCTTGTGACGGCTGAACACGTGAGGACTGGAAAAAAGTACGATGCTGCTTTAATATGGACAGAGGATACAACCAAAACCTCATTTAAAGTTTGCCTCCGTGAAATGCAAAACTTTGATGGAAAACACGAAGACATTTATGTG cgTTGGTTGGCATTTTCTAAGCTGCACCGACCTCTCTTCACTGAATACGGCTCTGTCAAGTTTCTGAACACAAACCAGCCAACAGAGGAAAACAATAATGCCTTTTGTGAG TTTGTGCATTTTACAAGGAGCTACAACGCGACACCATCAGTTTTAATCACAGCTAATCACAGCACCTCAGAAAGTGGAAACTCAGCAGCGGTCCACAATGGAATAACAGCTTGGATTGAG AATATGAACACAACGGGGTTCAGAACCTGCGTAAAAGAACTGTATGAAACCCGATATGATCCACTTTCAGTCAGTTATGCTGTTGTGACAG ATGTATGTGATCCCGGGTGGAGTTATTTCAATGGCTACTGTTACTTTACGAGTGAAACCTGTACAAACTGGACAAATGCATTACAAAAATGCCACGGAGACAATTCAGTCCTTATTGATGTCAATACCAATGAAGAAAATGTCTACATACAACATCGCCATAATGGAGATAAATCATGGCTGGGTTTGAATGACAGATCAACAGAGGGTGACTTTACTTGGGTGGACCATGGACATGGAAACTTTACAGCCTGGGCCAAGAATCAGCCaaataatttcaaagaagaAGATTGTGTGCACGCTCTTGGTATGAAATACAACTATAAATGGAACGATGTGCAGTGTAGTGATTGTCATCAGTTTACTTGTAAGAAAG ACCTGAACGAATGTGATAAAGAGACGTATTACTGTGACAAGAGTTCGTCTTGCTCTAACACGCAAGGTTCGTATAAGTGCGCGTGCAACCAAGGATACGTTGGAAATGGATTTGCTTGTTATAGATACGCga GAGGCTTGGAATACTCAAGTATCGTGGGAAACAGTCAGCATTTCCTGACCTGGCTTAGTAAATTGTTGGAGCCTGTGACCCGTTCTTCTTCATACTGGAATCGTTGCTATCGAGCCACTGTGAATGGCTGGTCCTCTTACAACTTCCACTCATGTTGTGATGGCAAAGGTCCCTCGGTTACAATCATCCGGGTCGGAAAATATATCTTTGGGGGATATACAAGTTATTCATGGA CTTACAGTTGTGCGTACCACTACAGTTCATCAGCCTTTCTGTTCTCATTGGTTAACAAGCCAGGCTGGGCACCGGTGAAACTGTCTCAAACAGGGGTGTACGGCTCTTATAATTCTTATTCCATATACAGTTGTTACGACCGTGGACCCACATTTGGTAACGGACACGATATTTACATTGCCAGCTACGCCTCATCCAACACAAACTCCCACACATACCTTGGATACACCTACAGTCCACCATCTGGTTACAGTCATGGCAGCTCCTTCACCAAATCATTCCTGGCAGGAAGTTACTATTTTCAACCTGATGAAGTTGAAGTATTTTATGAAACTACTTGA